Genomic segment of bacterium:
CCGCGCCCACGCGGGCGATCCAGAGCTTTCGGAAATCGCGTTTGCGGAGCTTCCGGTGCCGGGTGGCATATCGCATGGCCCTCCGGACGGCCTCGGTGGCCTGCCGGGTCAGGCGCGACTTGGCGCCGCGAAAGCCCTTGGCCCGCTTGAGGATTCGGTTACGACGATGACGGGTCTTCGGCCCGCCCTTGGCGCGTGGCATACATTCTCCTTATTCCCTCACCCCTCGAGTCATCCCGAGATTGCACATCCCCTCTCCCGAATCGGGAGAGGGGCCCGGCACCCACGGCAAAAAGTTGAGGGTGAGGGTGTGTTTATCCATACGGAAACAATTGCTTGATGGCCCGTACATCCGCCGGATGCACGAGGGTCCTCTTCCTGAGGGTGCGCTTGCGCCCCTTCGGCTTCGATGTCAGGA
This window contains:
- the rplT gene encoding 50S ribosomal protein L20 is translated as MPRAKGGPKTRHRRNRILKRAKGFRGAKSRLTRQATEAVRRAMRYATRHRKLRKRDFRKLWIARVGAAAKDLGVSYGELIGKLNKAKVGLNRKMLSELAIHNPKAFAKVVEAVR
- the rpmI gene encoding 50S ribosomal protein L35; translated protein: MPKLKTNKAAKKRFKILKSGKIKRKRSFLRHILTSKPKGRKRTLRKRTLVHPADVRAIKQLFPYG